Genomic segment of Iocasia fonsfrigidae:
TTTAACAAGCCTTTCCTCAAAAGAACGGAGTGCTTCCCCGATTATATCCGGTAATTCTCTATGGTTAAGCTCCATTTCAGGATGAATTTTCTTCCCCGCCCTCCTGGTCACTCTACCAGGTACACCCACAACAGTACTATTTGCCGGGACATCATGTAAGACAACAGAACCTGCCCCAATCATGGAGTCCCTGGCAATGGTTATTGAACCAAGGACCTTAGCACCTGCCCCAATCAGGACATTGTCACCTATTGTCGGGTGCCTCTTTCCTTTTTCTTTACCAGTTCCTCCCAGGGTTACCCCCTGAAATAGGGTAACATTTTCTCCAATCTCTGTGGTTTCACCAATCACAACACCCATCCCATGGTCAATAAAAAAACCCTTACCGATCACTGCTCCAGGATGTATCTCTATACCGGTAAAAAACCTGGCCACCTGTGATATTATCCGGGGTAATGTCCGCAGCCCGATCTTATATAAGCTATGTGCTAAGCGATGAATAATAATGGCGTGGAGCCCTGAATAAGCTAATAGCACCTCTATAATGTTATTAGCAGCAGGGTCCCTTTCAAAAACAGCCTTTATGTCTGCCTTAATCTCTCCAAACATAAAACCCCTCCCCATATATAAAAATATTCATTGTGAAAGTTAATTATTAGTAATTTACTCAAGTTAATTATATCATTTTTCTTTGCTTAATCAAACAATAATTTAACCTAAAGGTTATAATCCAGACAAATATATTTACTGAACGACTCTAGAAATTGTCTGGAGGCATGGACGCCGAAAGACAATTTCTCGACAGTAAGCGGAGGCAGGACGCCGTAGTGCACGACAAGGGAAGTAAATATATTTGTCGATGTTGAAAGTTATCTACAATCCTACAAAATGTGGTGTTTTAATAATAAAAATCCCATCCTTAATAATTAAGATGGGAAAATAATAAAAGTATTCTATTTTAATACTATTATTTAGTGTTCACAAATATCCTCTTCTGTCTCTAGACTCCCTTCAAGATAAAGCCTGATACCATCCATGACCGAACCACTGGCACCTGTTACAACCTCAATATCAAATTGATTAAACAAATCAACTGCTTTCCTGCCCATTCCCCCGGCGATAATAACATCTACACCATGATCCCTTAAGAATTTAGGCAAAAAACCAGGTTGATGACCGGGATTATCAATAACTTCTTTATTAAGCACTTTATTTTCATCTACTGCAACAATGGTAAATTGTGGGCAATGCCCAAAATGCTGAGCAAACATATCCCCTTCAGTAGGGACAGCTATCTTTTCCATCTTTAAATCACTCCTATAATTAGATAGTTTTTTCTATTCTAACACAGTTATAAGCATATGTCAATTAATCTTATAACTGGTTTATCTCTTTAACCTTCTGCCACATATCTCTAATAGCCACAGCAGGTTTAGCTGCTGGTTTGTAATTAACAATCAACTTGCCCAGATGCATCGCCTCATTAATCTCGCGAGAGAATGGTATCTTGCCAATAACTGAAATTCCTTTTTCCTGACAATATTTATTAATCTCGGCTGTCATCTTTTCATTAAGATCATATTTATTAATAACAATAAATACTTGAATATTAAAGTGTTTACTGAGTCCTAAGACCCTTACCAGATCAGCCAGGCCTGACTGAGTAGGCTCTGTAACAACTAAAGCCATATCAACACCATTAAGTGAGGCAATAACAGGACAGCCTATCCCTGGTGAACCATCAATTAAAATGAGTTTTTTATTTTGTTCGATAGCAGTTTTAGCTGCCTCTTTTTTTACCTCACTTACTAATTTACCAGAGTTATCTGCCCCGGCCTTCAATTTTGCATGGATCATTGGTCCAAACCTGGAATTGGAATGATAGATATGACCTGTTATCTGTTCCTCCAGGTGAATTACATTAGATGGACAGACAACTGCACATACACCACATCCGTCACACTTCAGCGGGTTAATGCTTAAATCTTCATTGATAGCCTTAAAACGGCAAAACTCTCTACAAAGTCCACAGTTATTACAGCTGTCCTCATTTTTTACAGCCAGTTTAGCACTTTTAAAGACTGTCTTTTTCTCTACAGTCGGTTTTAGTAATAAATGCATGTTAGGGGCATCTACATCACAATCTCCTAAAACAACATTATCTGCCAGAGCAGCAAGGTTGGAGATTACTGTTGTCTTACCAGTACCTCCCTTACCACTAATTACTGTCAGTTTTTTGATTGTCATTTGACTACCCCCTTAATATGTTGATAAATTTTGCTAAACTCCTCTTTCCATTCAGGCAGTTCCTGTACAAAGGGTATACCTTCAGAATACAACTCAGCTATCTGACGGTCATAGGGGATTTTTAATAAAATTTCAATACCCTCTTGACGACAATAATCCTCTATCAGATAATCATAGTCTTCCTCTGAGCGATTGATTATCACCCCATATGGTTTTTTTAATTCCTTTAACATATCAACAGCCATCTGCAGGTCATTTAAGCCAAATGGAGTCGGTTCAGTAACAAGAATACAATAATCACTATCTAAGGCTGCTTCAACTGTAGGACAGGTGGTACCTGGTTGAGCATCAATAATAACATCCTTTTCTTCATCCATAAATCCTTTTAATTCTTCAATTACCGGTACAGCAGTCTCTTCACCAATATTTAATTCACCCTGCCAGAAATCAAGTTCTCGATCAGAGTGATCCCATTTTATATTGCCGATCTCTCTTTTTTCTTCACTTATAGCATCCCGGGGACAGACTATCTTACAACCTCCACAGCTGTGACAGATCTCTGGAAAAACCATTACTTTCTCTAAGATGATAGCCAGGGCATTATACTGACAGAAATCCACACATTTACGACAGGAATCACATTTATCATGGTCAATTTGGGGGACATATCTATTAACAGCCTGGTATTCATCAGCAAAATCTGGTTTAATAAATAAATAGGAATCAGGTTCCTCTACATCCGCATCCAGCAATTGTACATTTGACAGTGACAGGGCAAGATTAGTAGCAATAGTAGTCTTACCCGTCCCTCCTTTGCCGCTTAGTACTGTTATTTTCATAATTGATAACCTACTTTAACCCTGCATGGGCCCCGTTAGTTGGGTCAAGTAATTCCTTAAGTGAATCATCCTGGTACAATTTAACAGCATCTCTAACTGTATCACCGCTATATGAATACATCTTAATACCGGCAGCTTTTAAAACACTAAAAGCCTTGGGACCAAAATTACCGGCTATAACAGCTGCCGGGTCTTCATCAACTACCTGCTGGGCAGCCATTACCCCGGCACCACTGGAAGCATTTGCAGCAGAATTATCCAAAAAACTTATCTCTAAATTATCTGTTTCCAGCAGAGCAAAAAATGGAGCCCTTCCAAACTGTTTGTCCACCTTTGCATTTAAATCATTATTATCACTTGTTGTTAATATAATTTTGATTATAATCATCCCCTAACTTATATTTAAACAATGAAACATGATAATTATAGCATTG
This window contains:
- the cysE gene encoding serine O-acetyltransferase; translation: MFGEIKADIKAVFERDPAANNIIEVLLAYSGLHAIIIHRLAHSLYKIGLRTLPRIISQVARFFTGIEIHPGAVIGKGFFIDHGMGVVIGETTEIGENVTLFQGVTLGGTGKEKGKRHPTIGDNVLIGAGAKVLGSITIARDSMIGAGSVVLHDVPANSTVVGVPGRVTRRAGKKIHPEMELNHRELPDIIGEALRSFEERLVKLEKDKKQTRTPG
- a CDS encoding NifB/NifX family molybdenum-iron cluster-binding protein, whose amino-acid sequence is MIIIKIILTTSDNNDLNAKVDKQFGRAPFFALLETDNLEISFLDNSAANASSGAGVMAAQQVVDEDPAAVIAGNFGPKAFSVLKAAGIKMYSYSGDTVRDAVKLYQDDSLKELLDPTNGAHAGLK
- a CDS encoding ATP-binding protein, with the translated sequence MKITVLSGKGGTGKTTIATNLALSLSNVQLLDADVEEPDSYLFIKPDFADEYQAVNRYVPQIDHDKCDSCRKCVDFCQYNALAIILEKVMVFPEICHSCGGCKIVCPRDAISEEKREIGNIKWDHSDRELDFWQGELNIGEETAVPVIEELKGFMDEEKDVIIDAQPGTTCPTVEAALDSDYCILVTEPTPFGLNDLQMAVDMLKELKKPYGVIINRSEEDYDYLIEDYCRQEGIEILLKIPYDRQIAELYSEGIPFVQELPEWKEEFSKIYQHIKGVVK
- a CDS encoding NifB/NifX family molybdenum-iron cluster-binding protein, whose product is MEKIAVPTEGDMFAQHFGHCPQFTIVAVDENKVLNKEVIDNPGHQPGFLPKFLRDHGVDVIIAGGMGRKAVDLFNQFDIEVVTGASGSVMDGIRLYLEGSLETEEDICEH
- a CDS encoding ATP-binding protein encodes the protein MTIKKLTVISGKGGTGKTTVISNLAALADNVVLGDCDVDAPNMHLLLKPTVEKKTVFKSAKLAVKNEDSCNNCGLCREFCRFKAINEDLSINPLKCDGCGVCAVVCPSNVIHLEEQITGHIYHSNSRFGPMIHAKLKAGADNSGKLVSEVKKEAAKTAIEQNKKLILIDGSPGIGCPVIASLNGVDMALVVTEPTQSGLADLVRVLGLSKHFNIQVFIVINKYDLNEKMTAEINKYCQEKGISVIGKIPFSREINEAMHLGKLIVNYKPAAKPAVAIRDMWQKVKEINQL